The sequence GCATTTCGGACAATGATGCAAACGAACAGAAAGAGTTTTCGGGACTTTATGACCGCAACCGGAACAATTCTGGCTAGTAGAATGAGGGTTAACTTTTACTACTCGGACACCGCGTTTGACCGCCACTGCTTCCAAGATGTTGATAAATGCCCCCCATGCGGCATCCAGAATTGATTTACTCAATTTTGTTCTAGCAAGACCTTTAATATTCAGGTCTTCTGCTGCGATTAAATCAAAATTTTTGACTAATTTGTGTGCTGTTTTGTAGTGAAAATCTTTCCTTTGGCGCTCAATCTTTTGATGAATCCGGGCTATGTGTTTTTTCTTTTTAGCTTGTCGCCGAGAGCCTTTTTGTTGACGAGCTAGTTGACGTTGTTGTCGTGCTAGATGATGTTGAGCGCGACGATAAATCTGTGGAATAGTTACTTTATCACTATCTGATGTTGTCAAAAATTCTTTCAATCCAACATCAATCCCTACAGCAGATTTCACCTCATCAAGTGGTAATAATTGCGGCACAGAATTATCTTGCATAGAAATGCAGCAGTACCATCCATCAGCTTTGCAAACAATCGTACAAGTTTTGAGTACAAAGCCCTGTGGTAGTGGTCGGTGCAGTCGGACTGGCATCTCACCAATTTTACTCAGTTTCAATCTGCCATTTTTGAGGTTAGCACCTGCCTTTGGGCAGTTCACTCGTGGATAAACAAAAGACCTTAATTCCCCAGCCTTTTTAAATCTAGGACGACCACCGCGTTTTCCCGATGCGTCAGGAATTAACCAGCGTTCCCACGCTTGATTTAAACGCTGCAAATTGATTTGCTGTGATTCTGCCCAGATATTTTTGTAATCGGGAAATAGTATTTTCGTTTGTTTTAAATCCGCTTGCTGAGTATAGTAATTAACTCGGTCTGGGATTTTTCCAATTGGTTCACTGACTATTGAACATCGGTCAATTTGACAACGACTCCTGTTGAGTGCATCTAACCTCTGCCCCAATGCGTAATTCCAATGACGGCGTAATAGCTCTAATGTATTTGACATCAAAGCTATTTGCTCGGCATTGGGTAAAAGTCGGTAGCAGTAAGTTAAAATCATAATACCAGTATATCATTTATTGCTTATCGATGGAAGAGTTATATGATAAAGG comes from Nodularia sp. NIES-3585 and encodes:
- a CDS encoding RNA-guided endonuclease TnpB family protein; this translates as MILTYCYRLLPNAEQIALMSNTLELLRRHWNYALGQRLDALNRSRCQIDRCSIVSEPIGKIPDRVNYYTQQADLKQTKILFPDYKNIWAESQQINLQRLNQAWERWLIPDASGKRGGRPRFKKAGELRSFVYPRVNCPKAGANLKNGRLKLSKIGEMPVRLHRPLPQGFVLKTCTIVCKADGWYCCISMQDNSVPQLLPLDEVKSAVGIDVGLKEFLTTSDSDKVTIPQIYRRAQHHLARQQRQLARQQKGSRRQAKKKKHIARIHQKIERQRKDFHYKTAHKLVKNFDLIAAEDLNIKGLARTKLSKSILDAAWGAFINILEAVAVKRGVRVVKVNPHSTSQNCSGCGHKVPKTLSVRLHHCPKCGLLMDRDENAAVNILNRAISEVGLILPARGGLGITQPMKREAVLEFDGSQLSGSRLEAPVIPQG